Proteins encoded in a region of the Augochlora pura isolate Apur16 chromosome 4, APUR_v2.2.1, whole genome shotgun sequence genome:
- the LOC144468861 gene encoding putative ATP-dependent RNA helicase DDX5 isoform X1 — MGRYRSRSRDRDRRRRSRTRSRSRSPRDRRSWGGSGGRDRGGGRNSRGQPGANLRKPRWDLSRLEPFKKDFYIPHESVQNRDLRIVEQYRSEKEITLKGKNIPNPVFTFEETGFPDYVLKEIKRQGFTEPTSIQAQGWPIALSGRDMVGIASTGSGKTLSYILPAIVHINSQPKLGRKDGPIALVLAPTRELAQQIQQVADDFGHSSGIRNTCLYGGAPKGAQARDLDGGVEIVIATPGRLLDFLESGRTNLKRCTYLVLDEADRMLDMGFEPQIRKIIEQIRPDRQTLMWSATWPKEVKNLAEDFLKDYAQINVGSLQLAANHNILQIIDVCQDYEKENKLSTLLKEIMAESENKTIVFIETKRRVDEITRKMKRDGWPAVCIHGDKTQQERDWVLQDFRSGKAPILVATDVAARGLDVEDVKFVINFDYPSCSEDYVHRIGRTGRRQKTGTAYTFFTPNNSNKANDLIQVLKEANQVINPKLLELADNKSGGYGRHRGGRNRWRSRGGRNGKDRSYSRSRSRSHSREHNGRGNRRSYSRSYSRSRSPVGSNRTEVIGKSYWSSER, encoded by the exons ATGGGTCGCTATAGAAG TCGAAGCCGTGATAGAGATAGGAGACGCAGATCCCGTACAAGATCTCGAAGCAGATCTCCACGAGACAGAAGAAGCTGGGGCGGTAGCGGTGGTCGAGATCGCGGAGGTGGTAGAAACAGTCGTGGGCAGCCTGGAGCAAACCTGAGAAAACCTCGATGGGATCTGAGTAGATTGGAACCTTTCAAGAAAGATTTCTACATACCGCATGAGTCGGTTCAGAATCGTGACCTCAGAATAGTGGAGCAATACAGAAGCGAAAAGGAGATTACGCTGAAAGGAAAGAATATACCTAATCCAGTGTTTACCTTCGAAGAGACAGGCTTTCCAGACTATGTTCTGAAGGAGATCAA AAGACAAGGTTTTACAGAGCCAACATCGATCCAAGCACAAGGATGGCCAATTGCATTAAGTGGAAGAGACATGGTGGGAATAGCGTCAACTGGTTCTGGGAAAACATTGTCTTACATATTACCAGCAATTGTACATATTAACAGTCAACCTAAATTGGGTCGCAAAGATGGACCTATCGCGTTGGTGTTGGCTCCTACCAGAGAGCTCGCGCAGCAAATTCAACAAGTCGCCGACGATTTTGGGCATTCGTCCGGCATTAGAAATACATGTTTGTACGGTGGTGCGCCGAAGGGAGCACAAGCTAGAGATTTAGACGGTGGCGTGGAGATCGTAATAGCTACGCCTGGTAGACTGTTGGATTTCCTGGAATCTGGTCGTACAAACTTGAAAAGATGCACCTATCTGGTACTGGACGAAGCGGATAGAATGTTAGACATGGGATTTGAACCGcaaattaggaaaattatcgAGCAAATTCGACCGGACCGACAGACGTTGATGTGGTCTGCAACGTGGCCTAAAGAAGTAAAGAATTTAGCCGAAGACTTCTTAAAGGATTACGCACAAATCAACGTTGGTTCTTTGCAATTAGCTGCCAACCATAACATATTACAAATCATCGACGTTTGTCAGGATTACGAAAAAGAGAACAA ATTAAGTACGCTTTTGAAAGAAATCATGGCGGAAAGCGAGAATAAAACGATAGTGtttatcgaaacgaaacgcaGAGTGGACGAAATAACTAGGAAAATGAAGAGAGACGGTTGGCCTGCTGTTTGCATACACGGTGACAAGACGCAACAGGAAAGGGATTGGGTTTTACAAG acTTTAGATCCGGAAAAGCTCCGATACTTGTTGCAACAGACGTTGCTGCTCGTGGTCTTG ACGTTGAAGACGTCAAGTTTGTCATCAATTTTGACTATCCCTCTTGTTCGGAGGATTACGTTCATCGAATTGGTCGAACAGGTCGCCGTCAAAAAACCGGTACAGCTTATACATTTTTCACGCCGAACAACTCGAACAAGGCCAACGACCTAATCCAGGTATTGAAAGAAGCGAATCAAGTTATAAATCCAAAGTTGCTGGAGCTTGCAGATAATAAAAGCGGTGGATACGGGAGACACAGAG GCGGAAGAAATCGATGGCGATCGAGGGGTGGCCGCAACGGAAAGGATCGCAGTTACTCCAGAAGCAGAAGTCGAAGCCACAGCAGGGAACACAACGGTCGCGGGAACCGTCGGAGTTATAGCAGGAGTTACTCTCGAAGTCGTAGCCCTGTCGGCAGCAATCGTACAG AGGTTATCGGTAAGAGTTACTGGAGCAGCGAAAGGTGA
- the LOC144468861 gene encoding putative ATP-dependent RNA helicase DDX17 isoform X2, with protein sequence MGRYRSRSRDRDRRRRSRTRSRSRSPRDRRSWGGSGGRDRGGGRNSRGQPGANLRKPRWDLSRLEPFKKDFYIPHESVQNRDLRIVEQYRSEKEITLKGKNIPNPVFTFEETGFPDYVLKEIKRQGFTEPTSIQAQGWPIALSGRDMVGIASTGSGKTLSYILPAIVHINSQPKLGRKDGPIALVLAPTRELAQQIQQVADDFGHSSGIRNTCLYGGAPKGAQARDLDGGVEIVIATPGRLLDFLESGRTNLKRCTYLVLDEADRMLDMGFEPQIRKIIEQIRPDRQTLMWSATWPKEVKNLAEDFLKDYAQINVGSLQLAANHNILQIIDVCQDYEKENKLSTLLKEIMAESENKTIVFIETKRRVDEITRKMKRDGWPAVCIHGDKTQQERDWVLQDFRSGKAPILVATDVAARGLEAHCAQAHAG encoded by the exons ATGGGTCGCTATAGAAG TCGAAGCCGTGATAGAGATAGGAGACGCAGATCCCGTACAAGATCTCGAAGCAGATCTCCACGAGACAGAAGAAGCTGGGGCGGTAGCGGTGGTCGAGATCGCGGAGGTGGTAGAAACAGTCGTGGGCAGCCTGGAGCAAACCTGAGAAAACCTCGATGGGATCTGAGTAGATTGGAACCTTTCAAGAAAGATTTCTACATACCGCATGAGTCGGTTCAGAATCGTGACCTCAGAATAGTGGAGCAATACAGAAGCGAAAAGGAGATTACGCTGAAAGGAAAGAATATACCTAATCCAGTGTTTACCTTCGAAGAGACAGGCTTTCCAGACTATGTTCTGAAGGAGATCAA AAGACAAGGTTTTACAGAGCCAACATCGATCCAAGCACAAGGATGGCCAATTGCATTAAGTGGAAGAGACATGGTGGGAATAGCGTCAACTGGTTCTGGGAAAACATTGTCTTACATATTACCAGCAATTGTACATATTAACAGTCAACCTAAATTGGGTCGCAAAGATGGACCTATCGCGTTGGTGTTGGCTCCTACCAGAGAGCTCGCGCAGCAAATTCAACAAGTCGCCGACGATTTTGGGCATTCGTCCGGCATTAGAAATACATGTTTGTACGGTGGTGCGCCGAAGGGAGCACAAGCTAGAGATTTAGACGGTGGCGTGGAGATCGTAATAGCTACGCCTGGTAGACTGTTGGATTTCCTGGAATCTGGTCGTACAAACTTGAAAAGATGCACCTATCTGGTACTGGACGAAGCGGATAGAATGTTAGACATGGGATTTGAACCGcaaattaggaaaattatcgAGCAAATTCGACCGGACCGACAGACGTTGATGTGGTCTGCAACGTGGCCTAAAGAAGTAAAGAATTTAGCCGAAGACTTCTTAAAGGATTACGCACAAATCAACGTTGGTTCTTTGCAATTAGCTGCCAACCATAACATATTACAAATCATCGACGTTTGTCAGGATTACGAAAAAGAGAACAA ATTAAGTACGCTTTTGAAAGAAATCATGGCGGAAAGCGAGAATAAAACGATAGTGtttatcgaaacgaaacgcaGAGTGGACGAAATAACTAGGAAAATGAAGAGAGACGGTTGGCCTGCTGTTTGCATACACGGTGACAAGACGCAACAGGAAAGGGATTGGGTTTTACAAG acTTTAGATCCGGAAAAGCTCCGATACTTGTTGCAACAGACGTTGCTGCTCGTGGTCTTG AGGCACATTGCGCGCAGGCCCACGCCGGGTAA
- the LOC144468864 gene encoding uncharacterized protein LOC144468864 isoform X2: MRDGTITTRADVYTQEISDTSDSVIVTSDSTLLQASIPLMDYDAVTEEGHAYGHAHTRAHDYGDGNEGDGDDGDGDDDGDEARHGKSANSVTTPKPSTHPAASKPLTLNSDATDINDCTETIENDVCDAGPITRAVAIPIPGFESITDSRLQPQTQPRISRVQRNGIDSDKMKSVVGRNDNSRVVDCIYFAQQCCECVIF; encoded by the exons ATGAGAGACGGGACCATTACAACGCGTGCCGATGTTTATACTCAAGAAATCTCTGACACGTCAGACAG CGTAATCGTAACCAGCGATTCGACGCTGCTACAGGCTTCTATACCTCTGATGGACTATGATGCGGTGACTGAGGAAGGACACGCTTACGGTCATGCGCATACACGTGCACACGATTACGGTGACGGAAACGAAGGCGATGGCGACGACGGTGACGGCGACGATGACGGAGACGAAGCGCGCCACGGCAAATCCGCCAACTCGGTGACCACGCCTAAACCTAGCACGCATCCAGCGGCCAGTAAACCGTTGACTTTGAATTCCGATGCCACCGATATCAACGATTGTACCGAGACGATCGAAAACGACGTTTGCGACGCTGGCCCGATAACACGTGCCGTTGCTATTCCGATACCCGGATTCGAGTCGATAACGGACAGTCGCTTGCAACCGCAAACACAGCCGAGGATCTCTCGAGTCCAAAGAAATGGGATCGACTCGGACAAAATGAAATCGGTTGTTGGGCGCAACGACAACTCTCGCGTCGTCGATTGTATATATTTCGCACAGCAGTGTTGCGAATGcgtgatattttaa
- the LOC144468864 gene encoding uncharacterized protein LOC144468864 isoform X3 — protein sequence MRFKIPFTQRGSYDVIVTSDSTLLQASIPLMDYDAVTEEGHAYGHAHTRAHDYGDGNEGDGDDGDGDDDGDEARHGKSANSVTTPKPSTHPAASKPLTLNSDATDINDCTETIENDVCDAGPITRAVAIPIPGFESITDSRLQPQTQPRISRVQRNGIDSDKMKSVVGRNDNSRVVDCIYFAQQCCECVIF from the exons ATGCGTTTTAAGATACCATTCACGCAACGTGGATCCTACGA CGTAATCGTAACCAGCGATTCGACGCTGCTACAGGCTTCTATACCTCTGATGGACTATGATGCGGTGACTGAGGAAGGACACGCTTACGGTCATGCGCATACACGTGCACACGATTACGGTGACGGAAACGAAGGCGATGGCGACGACGGTGACGGCGACGATGACGGAGACGAAGCGCGCCACGGCAAATCCGCCAACTCGGTGACCACGCCTAAACCTAGCACGCATCCAGCGGCCAGTAAACCGTTGACTTTGAATTCCGATGCCACCGATATCAACGATTGTACCGAGACGATCGAAAACGACGTTTGCGACGCTGGCCCGATAACACGTGCCGTTGCTATTCCGATACCCGGATTCGAGTCGATAACGGACAGTCGCTTGCAACCGCAAACACAGCCGAGGATCTCTCGAGTCCAAAGAAATGGGATCGACTCGGACAAAATGAAATCGGTTGTTGGGCGCAACGACAACTCTCGCGTCGTCGATTGTATATATTTCGCACAGCAGTGTTGCGAATGcgtgatattttaa
- the LOC144468864 gene encoding uncharacterized protein LOC144468864 isoform X1, with protein sequence MDRKMYFYATLTSEEMSRMQPCTRARCVIVTSDSTLLQASIPLMDYDAVTEEGHAYGHAHTRAHDYGDGNEGDGDDGDGDDDGDEARHGKSANSVTTPKPSTHPAASKPLTLNSDATDINDCTETIENDVCDAGPITRAVAIPIPGFESITDSRLQPQTQPRISRVQRNGIDSDKMKSVVGRNDNSRVVDCIYFAQQCCECVIF encoded by the exons ATGGAcaggaaaatgtatttttatgctACTCTGACATCGGAGGAAATGAGTAGAATGCAACCATGTACGAGGGCTAGGTG CGTAATCGTAACCAGCGATTCGACGCTGCTACAGGCTTCTATACCTCTGATGGACTATGATGCGGTGACTGAGGAAGGACACGCTTACGGTCATGCGCATACACGTGCACACGATTACGGTGACGGAAACGAAGGCGATGGCGACGACGGTGACGGCGACGATGACGGAGACGAAGCGCGCCACGGCAAATCCGCCAACTCGGTGACCACGCCTAAACCTAGCACGCATCCAGCGGCCAGTAAACCGTTGACTTTGAATTCCGATGCCACCGATATCAACGATTGTACCGAGACGATCGAAAACGACGTTTGCGACGCTGGCCCGATAACACGTGCCGTTGCTATTCCGATACCCGGATTCGAGTCGATAACGGACAGTCGCTTGCAACCGCAAACACAGCCGAGGATCTCTCGAGTCCAAAGAAATGGGATCGACTCGGACAAAATGAAATCGGTTGTTGGGCGCAACGACAACTCTCGCGTCGTCGATTGTATATATTTCGCACAGCAGTGTTGCGAATGcgtgatattttaa
- the Alpha-man-ib gene encoding alpha-Mannosidase class I b gives MFPPKDIAKTDYISLNIQESATFARGTSRSLWRQWNQLSRFQRNILYFIVITIILIIFYLLPGDNKNGILDESDYNNIEVAQDTLKYEKAIEDIVVDNPNQEHKDGGEVIEEPDFQPEINQADDDQIGEPPQPKPNALKFNGPQNSRQKAVVAAFKYSWNGYKEYAWGHDTVKPISRKYHEWFGLGLTIVDSLDTMYIMGLNNEFLEAKAWVDKSLVFTLNRDVNLFEVTIRVLGGLLSAYHLSGDKVFLTKATQLGDRLMPAFSTASGVPYSDVNLGTNTAHSPKWGPDSSTSEVSSIQLEFRDLSRNTGDPKYEEAVAKVSEHVHQLEKYDGLVPIFINANTGQFREFATITLGARGDSYYEYLLKQWLQTGKTISYLRDDYLLGISGTQNHLMKQTASKKYIFIAELVGAAKEIKPKMDHLTCYLPGTLALGVHHGLPSEHMDLANELMKTCYQTYAIQPTFLAPEITYFNIQNADEKKSMDMYVKIHDAHNLLRPEFIESLFYMWYFTGNKTFQDWGWQIFQAFENFTKVEKGYTSIGNVRNIHDIRQQDMTESFWFAETLKYLYLLFDDTRQLIDLDKWVFNSEGHPLPIYES, from the exons CAATGGAATCAGTTATCGAGGTTTCAAAGGAATATCCTTTACTTTATAgtcattacaattatattaattatattttatttgctgccTGGTGATAATAAGAATGGAATTTTGGACGAAAGCGATTACAACAACATAGAAGTAGCACAAGATACTCTTAAATATGAAAAG GCAATAGAAGATATCGTAGTAGATAATCCAAACCAAGAACATAAAGATGGTGGAGAGGTTATAGAAGAACCTGACTTCCAGCCAGAAATAAACCAAGCGGATGATGACCAAATTGGGGAACCTCCACAACCTAAGCCAAACGCGCTTAAATTCAATG GTCCACAAAACAGCAGGCAAAAGGCTGTAGTTGCTGCATTTAAGTATTCATGGAACGGATATAAGGAATACGCGTGGGGTCATGACACTGTCAAACCTATTTCCAGAAAATACCACGAATGGTTTGGTTTAGGACTGACTATAGTCGATTCCTTAGATACTATGTACATAATGGGTTTAAATAACG aatttttagaaGCTAAGGCATGGGTTGATAAGAGTTTAGTATTTACTCTAAATAGGGacgttaatttattcgaagttACCATTAGGGTTTTAGGAGGTCTGTTATCGGCATATCATTTATCGGGTGATAAAGTTTTCTTAACTAAAGCT acACAGCTAGGCGATCGTCTGATGCCAGCATTCTCCACTGCTTCCGGAGTTCCATATTCCGATGTAAATCTAGGTACCAATACCGCGCATAGTCCTAAATGGGGTCCTGACAGCAGCACCAGCGAAGTCAGTTCTATTCAATTAGAATTTCGAGATCTTAGCCGCAATACAGGAGACCCGAAGTACGAG GAAGCGGTAGCAAAAGTGTCCGAACATGTGCATCAGTTAGAGAAATACGATGGTTTGGTACCCATATTTATTAACGCTAACACTGGTCAATTCAGAGAGTTTGCAACGATTACGCTTGGTGCACGCGGCGATAGTTATTACGAGTATCTACTGAAACAGTGGCTTCAAACTGGGAAAACTATCAGTTA tttgcGAGATGATTACTTGTTAGGCATTTCTGGAACTCAGAATCATTTGATGAAACAAACAGCGAgcaaaaagtatatttttatcgcggaACTAGTTGGGGCAGCGAAAGAAATCAAACCAAAAATG GACCATCTCACGTGTTATTTACCAGGTACTTTAGCTCTGGGAGTCCATCACGGTTTACCATCCGAACATATGGATCTTGCAAATGAACTTATGAAAACTTGTTATCAAACGTACGCGATTCAACCAACGTTTCTTGCACCTGAAATTACTTACTTCAATATTCAG AACGCagatgaaaaaaaatcgatggaCATGTATGTGAAAATACACGATGCTCATAATCTGTTGAGGCCAGAATTCATTGAAAGTCTATTTTATATGTGGTACTTTACTGGAAACAAAACATTCCAAGACTGGGGATGGCAAATATTTCAG gcttttgaaaattttacaaaagtagAGAAGGGCTACACCAGTATCGGTAACGTACGAAATATTCATGATATTCGGCAACAAGACATGACTGAAAGCTTCTGGTTCGCCGAAACACTAAAGTACCTGTACTTGCTATTCGACGACACGAGGCAATTAATAGATCTGGATAAATGGGTATTCAATTCCGAAGGTCATCCGCTCCCTATATATGAATCGTAA